The following proteins come from a genomic window of Aquimarina sp. MAR_2010_214:
- a CDS encoding Crp/Fnr family transcriptional regulator: MNPISALLEGINNQNLWDKELKLDRNEYLKVKGSIDTNGYLVVDGSLRIFVIDEFEEHTIRFGYKNNFIAALDSFINEKPSDFYIQALKKTTLKVINKTTLMNFIWSSPENTKMWYQIFESFVLQQMERERDILTTSPVERYNRVLKRSPQLFQEIPNKYIASYLRMTPETLSRIKKS, translated from the coding sequence ATGAACCCAATCTCAGCCCTATTAGAAGGAATAAACAATCAAAATTTATGGGATAAAGAGTTGAAACTGGATAGGAATGAATATTTAAAAGTAAAAGGAAGTATTGATACTAACGGATATCTGGTTGTCGATGGTAGTTTAAGAATTTTTGTGATAGACGAATTTGAAGAACACACTATTCGGTTTGGTTACAAAAATAATTTTATCGCAGCTCTCGATTCATTTATAAACGAAAAACCATCTGATTTTTATATTCAAGCCCTGAAAAAAACGACTCTAAAGGTGATTAACAAAACTACCCTTATGAATTTTATATGGTCTTCTCCAGAAAATACCAAAATGTGGTATCAGATTTTTGAGAGCTTTGTTTTACAACAAATGGAAAGAGAAAGGGATATTTTAACCACCTCTCCCGTAGAAAGATATAACAGAGTTTTGAAACGTAGTCCTCAGTTATTTCAGGAAATACCAAACAAGTATATCGCATCCTACTTACGAATGACACCTGAAACACTTTCGAGAATCAAAAAATCTTAA
- a CDS encoding DinB family protein, translating into MKIVSKDLLQDLVERTRKNINEAEKYNQLSVEKLNWKNTSESWSILECLEHLNLYGDFYLPEIENRMLTSKRKNAAIFRSGLLGNYFAKILLPKEKLNKMKTFEDKNPINSDLDKKCIDRFIAQQHKTLELLDIARNKDLSKIKTSISISKWIKLKLGDTFRVLIYHNQRHIVQCNKIVNRS; encoded by the coding sequence ATGAAGATAGTATCAAAAGATTTACTACAGGATTTGGTAGAGAGAACACGAAAAAATATAAATGAAGCAGAAAAATATAATCAGTTATCAGTAGAAAAACTCAATTGGAAAAATACATCAGAGAGTTGGAGTATTTTAGAGTGCCTGGAGCACCTAAATTTGTATGGAGACTTTTATCTTCCTGAGATTGAAAATAGAATGCTAACATCGAAAAGAAAAAATGCAGCTATTTTTAGATCAGGTCTTTTGGGGAATTACTTTGCAAAAATTCTGCTTCCCAAAGAAAAATTGAATAAAATGAAAACATTCGAAGATAAAAACCCGATTAACAGTGATCTGGATAAAAAATGTATTGACAGGTTTATAGCGCAACAACACAAGACGTTAGAATTATTAGATATAGCAAGAAATAAAGATCTAAGTAAGATTAAAACATCGATCAGTATTTCGAAATGGATAAAATTAAAATTAGGAGATACGTTTAGAGTACTTATTTATCACAATCAAAGGCATATCGTACAATGTAATAAAATAGTGAACAGATCATGA
- a CDS encoding helix-turn-helix domain-containing protein — protein sequence MGTYTRKTPLKIDCPMERTLHVISGKWKLALLCELNRGNCRLKDLEKYNPEASKRALTKQLGELVEDGIIQKKDYEVYPKKVEYSLTEKGKELISVLEVLDEFGKRL from the coding sequence ATGGGGACTTACACTAGAAAAACACCTTTAAAAATTGATTGCCCAATGGAGAGAACACTACATGTTATTTCTGGGAAATGGAAACTAGCGCTATTATGTGAACTTAATAGAGGGAATTGTAGGCTTAAAGATTTAGAAAAATACAACCCCGAAGCTTCTAAAAGAGCTTTAACCAAACAACTAGGAGAATTGGTAGAGGATGGGATCATTCAAAAAAAGGACTATGAAGTGTATCCCAAAAAAGTAGAATACTCTTTAACAGAAAAAGGAAAAGAGCTTATTTCTGTATTAGAAGTCCTTGATGAATTTGGCAAACGATTATAA
- a CDS encoding DUF4405 domain-containing protein encodes MNRRLLGNILIALLLILSGSGVLMYFTPFEKNVASLHTFFALVFILAMVFHIINNKLPLSNYIKGKRQPKLKKLQSPLVLLIVLIVSTGLYFDTPILNIIYNWGNQIRNEQIGKTEETFDYQIIELDKTIGNHEISIELKKGEGFQYPLFAVWAEDAKGNYIETLYISRVISSSTFDYGKKVGENWESSIVRRPEALPYWSHKRGIKASDGLYIPLNGAPDLDAVSGATPTSNFVMKSKTNFDTNSNYRILVEVNQSYDWNEYYTKDKFPEDKIYSGSGQVGQPSLVYSSEIKPTDFNDTTYKIMKLIGHGHHSGKNGKLYTNVSTITTAKTIADRIILTLTSRAY; translated from the coding sequence ATGAACAGAAGACTACTTGGCAATATTTTGATTGCACTACTTTTAATACTTTCAGGCTCGGGTGTACTTATGTATTTTACACCTTTTGAAAAAAATGTGGCCTCTCTTCATACCTTTTTTGCTTTAGTATTTATCTTGGCAATGGTGTTTCATATAATCAATAATAAACTACCATTATCAAATTATATAAAAGGGAAAAGACAACCAAAACTAAAGAAACTTCAAAGTCCACTGGTTTTATTAATTGTTTTGATCGTTTCAACAGGTTTGTATTTTGATACACCTATACTTAACATAATTTACAATTGGGGAAATCAAATTAGAAACGAGCAAATTGGAAAAACTGAAGAAACGTTTGATTATCAAATTATTGAATTAGATAAAACAATTGGAAATCATGAAATAAGTATAGAATTAAAAAAAGGAGAAGGATTTCAATACCCTTTATTTGCGGTTTGGGCAGAAGATGCAAAGGGTAATTATATAGAGACTTTATACATTTCAAGAGTGATTTCTTCTAGTACATTCGATTATGGTAAAAAAGTTGGAGAAAACTGGGAATCATCGATTGTAAGACGACCCGAAGCGCTTCCATATTGGTCTCATAAAAGAGGAATCAAAGCTTCTGATGGACTTTATATACCTCTAAATGGAGCACCTGATCTGGATGCTGTTTCTGGAGCAACACCTACCAGTAATTTTGTCATGAAATCAAAAACCAATTTTGATACCAATAGCAATTATAGAATTTTGGTAGAAGTAAACCAATCTTATGATTGGAATGAATATTATACCAAAGATAAGTTTCCAGAGGATAAGATTTACTCAGGGTCGGGACAAGTAGGACAACCCTCACTGGTTTATTCTTCAGAAATTAAACCGACGGATTTTAATGACACAACATATAAGATTATGAAACTCATAGGACATGGTCATCATTCTGGCAAAAATGGAAAACTATATACAAATGTATCTACCATTACCACTGCCAAAACTATTGCAGATAGAATAATATTAACATTAACTAGTCGTGCATATTGA
- a CDS encoding serine hydrolase has protein sequence MRSIKKIVLICFLTANFFSCKTEKKPEIETNTYKEFLNELHKKGITTGNILVYKNGEVVFKNTSGLRSINPKDSLTLDSQFRLASVSKQFTGMAIMKLKESGKLDYDQKVNTILPNFPYKNITVKHLLHHTSGLTDYERLIDYNWKPADSTKKYILGNDEIIKEIYRVNPELDFKTGEKWEYSNTGYLFLASIVEKISGQHFSIFLKEQILEPLKMNNTLLYKYQEEADPNMPNRVFGYQTALNQKDLKLNDYNIVNDVRGDGGIYSTLEDLMKWNMALSNHTIISKAYLDEAFTPGKLNNGEETNYGFGWFIESKTEPRVVFHSGGWVGFGTYLYNEVDTESGFILLTNNSNNNLRDIVTGFVNINKSEPYKVPRLKAETVLAKKILNEDIDRGIAYYHEIKKDTITYEVKESNINRLGYMLLQNGNLEESLKVFKLNIEEYPNSANVYDSYGDGLLEKGDSINALKNFKKCYEMDNTLDYAKDKAKKLEMLIHENK, from the coding sequence ATGAGATCAATCAAAAAAATAGTATTAATATGTTTTCTTACGGCAAACTTTTTTTCTTGTAAAACAGAAAAGAAACCTGAGATCGAAACTAACACTTACAAAGAGTTTTTAAATGAACTTCACAAAAAAGGCATAACAACAGGAAACATATTAGTATACAAAAATGGAGAAGTTGTTTTTAAAAATACTTCTGGACTAAGAAGCATCAACCCTAAAGATTCCTTAACCTTAGATTCACAATTTCGTTTAGCATCAGTTAGTAAGCAGTTTACTGGTATGGCTATTATGAAATTAAAAGAATCAGGGAAATTAGATTATGATCAAAAAGTAAATACGATTCTTCCCAATTTTCCATATAAAAATATAACTGTTAAGCATTTATTGCACCATACCTCAGGATTAACTGATTACGAAAGGCTAATTGATTACAATTGGAAACCAGCAGATTCTACTAAAAAATACATTTTGGGAAACGATGAAATCATTAAAGAAATATATAGAGTTAACCCAGAATTAGATTTTAAAACAGGAGAAAAATGGGAGTATAGCAACACGGGATATTTGTTTTTAGCTTCAATAGTAGAAAAAATATCGGGACAGCATTTTAGTATATTTTTAAAAGAGCAAATTTTAGAACCGCTAAAAATGAATAACACTCTGTTGTATAAATACCAAGAGGAAGCTGATCCAAACATGCCAAATCGTGTTTTTGGTTACCAGACTGCATTAAATCAAAAAGATTTAAAACTTAATGATTATAATATTGTTAATGATGTAAGAGGTGATGGTGGCATTTACTCAACATTAGAAGATTTAATGAAATGGAATATGGCGCTTTCTAATCATACGATTATTTCAAAAGCATATCTAGATGAAGCATTTACACCAGGAAAATTAAATAATGGAGAAGAAACTAACTATGGTTTTGGTTGGTTTATAGAATCTAAAACCGAACCAAGAGTTGTTTTTCATTCTGGTGGTTGGGTTGGTTTTGGCACTTATTTGTATAATGAAGTCGACACCGAAAGCGGTTTCATTTTACTAACTAATAATTCAAATAATAATCTTCGAGATATTGTTACTGGTTTTGTTAACATCAATAAAAGTGAACCATACAAGGTTCCAAGGTTAAAAGCTGAAACTGTTTTAGCTAAAAAAATATTGAATGAAGACATTGATAGAGGTATTGCTTATTATCATGAAATAAAAAAGGATACAATAACTTATGAAGTTAAAGAAAGTAATATTAATCGATTAGGATATATGTTATTACAAAATGGCAATCTAGAAGAGTCGCTAAAAGTATTTAAGTTAAACATAGAAGAATATCCAAATTCGGCAAATGTATATGATAGTTATGGTGACGGACTATTAGAAAAAGGTGATTCTATAAATGCTTTAAAGAATTTTAAAAAGTGTTATGAGATGGACAATACTCTGGATTATGCTAAAGATAAAGCTAAGAAATTAGAAATGTTGATTCATGAAAATAAGTAG
- a CDS encoding family 20 glycosylhydrolase: protein MSLRIIPFLFLIFIACKNPDSSSPVNQSLNITPIPFKVDTKQGYFEINKKTTFLCNDESSEVIASFFIEKMKPFTGHSFSIDNGNNIKNSIQLIKESTLDFGKEEYRLSISKDEVKIKAKTDQGLFYGMQTFMQLLPLYDANSKNQMHLPVKIQALDIEDKPRFGWRGMHLDVSRHFFSIDFIKKQLDVLSLFKINKFHWHLTDDQGWRIEIKKYPKLTEIGSKRKNADGSFHQGFYTQEEIKEVVQYAKERFIDVIPEFDTPGHAIAILAGYPELSCSKEKYEVRNLWGVESSILCAGKEETYTFIEDVIQELSTLFPYEYYHMGGDEVPKDQWKNSLECLELKKREGLKDEKEIQSYFMARVEKILSKYNKKMIGWDEILEGGITPTTNIMSWQGEEGGIKAANKGHDVIMTPAKYCYFNFYQGDFKAEPLAFGGYIPLEKVYHYDPIPKEIEEDKKKHILGAQGNVWTEYAYEDQTIEYLLYPRIIALAETTWSQKENKKIDDFLNRLNSVYEILEHYNINYHIPLPEGPTSNKIVFIDSVSIPFSTTHPVKMVYTTDGTDPNAASTTYTEPLNFKENTELRIASILKSGKMSGIRTLVITKEKSIAPSDTEKLSKGLIMKVTKGNFKSVSDIKDTTKAHTSTIKRIEDANTTYHWGHEVKEDNFKAVFLEGYVDIPEDGVYYFSSTQDQIWIADQLLIDYNTPLKKHPKESSIALQKGKHKLKIVYLNNVAKGWATDWNTVELKYRKASEVDYKKVNENMIFH from the coding sequence ATGAGTTTACGAATCATACCATTCCTTTTTTTAATATTCATAGCCTGTAAAAATCCTGATTCATCATCCCCTGTTAATCAATCTTTGAATATTACCCCTATACCTTTCAAAGTGGATACAAAACAAGGATATTTTGAAATCAATAAAAAAACTACTTTTCTATGCAATGATGAATCGTCTGAGGTTATTGCTAGTTTTTTTATTGAAAAAATGAAGCCTTTTACAGGTCACTCTTTTTCGATAGATAATGGAAATAACATTAAAAACAGCATTCAATTAATTAAAGAAAGTACGCTAGACTTTGGCAAAGAAGAATACCGTCTATCCATATCAAAAGATGAAGTAAAAATAAAAGCTAAAACTGATCAAGGATTGTTTTATGGAATGCAGACTTTTATGCAACTCCTTCCACTATATGATGCTAATTCAAAAAATCAAATGCATCTTCCTGTTAAAATTCAGGCTTTAGATATAGAAGATAAACCTCGTTTCGGTTGGAGAGGGATGCACTTAGATGTTTCAAGGCATTTTTTCTCAATTGATTTTATCAAAAAACAACTTGATGTATTATCTCTTTTCAAGATCAATAAATTTCATTGGCACTTAACTGATGATCAGGGATGGCGAATAGAAATAAAAAAATACCCTAAACTTACAGAGATAGGATCCAAAAGAAAAAATGCCGATGGCAGTTTTCATCAAGGGTTTTATACTCAGGAAGAGATAAAAGAGGTGGTACAATACGCCAAAGAAAGGTTTATTGATGTAATTCCTGAGTTTGATACACCAGGACATGCTATTGCTATTCTGGCTGGATATCCAGAGCTTTCTTGTAGTAAAGAAAAATATGAAGTAAGAAACTTATGGGGTGTAGAATCCAGTATACTCTGTGCAGGAAAAGAAGAAACTTACACTTTTATAGAAGATGTAATTCAAGAACTATCAACCCTATTTCCTTATGAATATTACCACATGGGAGGGGATGAAGTACCTAAAGATCAATGGAAAAATTCTTTAGAATGCCTAGAGTTAAAAAAACGTGAAGGTCTAAAAGATGAGAAAGAAATTCAAAGTTATTTTATGGCTCGTGTAGAAAAAATCTTATCAAAATATAACAAAAAAATGATTGGATGGGATGAAATTCTAGAAGGAGGTATTACTCCTACAACAAATATTATGTCATGGCAAGGAGAAGAAGGGGGTATCAAAGCTGCTAATAAGGGGCATGATGTTATCATGACTCCTGCAAAATATTGTTATTTTAACTTTTATCAAGGTGATTTCAAAGCAGAACCTCTAGCATTTGGAGGATATATTCCTCTAGAAAAAGTATATCACTATGATCCAATACCAAAAGAAATTGAAGAAGATAAAAAGAAGCATATTTTAGGTGCACAAGGAAATGTATGGACCGAATATGCTTATGAAGACCAAACAATTGAATACTTGTTATATCCACGTATCATAGCATTGGCAGAAACTACGTGGTCACAAAAAGAAAATAAAAAAATCGATGATTTCTTAAATAGATTGAATAGTGTCTATGAAATATTAGAACACTATAATATCAATTATCATATTCCTCTTCCTGAAGGGCCTACTTCAAATAAAATTGTATTTATTGATAGTGTAAGCATCCCCTTCTCTACCACACATCCCGTTAAAATGGTGTACACTACAGATGGAACAGATCCAAATGCAGCTAGTACCACATATACCGAACCACTAAATTTTAAAGAAAATACCGAACTACGAATTGCATCAATATTAAAAAGTGGAAAAATGAGTGGTATCAGAACATTAGTAATAACAAAAGAAAAATCTATTGCTCCTTCTGACACAGAAAAACTATCCAAAGGTCTTATTATGAAAGTAACAAAAGGCAATTTCAAAAGTGTCAGTGACATTAAGGATACTACAAAAGCGCATACTTCTACGATTAAAAGAATTGAAGATGCAAATACTACATACCATTGGGGTCACGAAGTAAAAGAAGATAATTTTAAAGCTGTTTTTCTTGAGGGTTATGTTGACATTCCTGAGGATGGGGTATACTATTTTTCTAGTACGCAGGATCAAATATGGATTGCAGATCAACTCCTTATAGATTATAATACACCACTAAAAAAACACCCAAAAGAAAGTTCAATCGCGCTACAAAAAGGAAAACATAAACTAAAAATAGTATATCTAAATAATGTAGCAAAAGGGTGGGCAACAGATTGGAATACTGTAGAACTTAAATATAGAAAAGCATCTGAAGTTGATTATAAGAAAGTAAATGAAAACATGATTTTTCATTAA
- a CDS encoding N-acetylglucosamine kinase: protein MILFADSGSTKCDWVLVKNNGELIHKTKTDGINPLLLSDNSILNIIQKADSILQKRDLIHKIYFYGAGCGETDAKKKIALVLQSIFKNLTSVVIEEDIIGAVKATTEKPSVVCILGTGANCCYFDGEKVIQKSPALGYLLADEGSGNYLGKKLIKDYFLGKMPSDIAIIFKNDYPTELNQILDELYCADHPNKYLASYAKFIFRNRGNAYLEEILHRGISKFISTYLLQYKEELSKYPIHFVGSVAYYSQDIIKKILDDRGYRVKGFVKKPIDHLVNRLITQRISQKTSQ from the coding sequence ATGATATTATTTGCAGATAGCGGTTCTACCAAATGTGATTGGGTTCTTGTTAAAAACAATGGAGAACTCATTCACAAAACTAAAACCGATGGTATAAACCCTCTGCTGCTTTCTGACAATTCTATCTTAAATATTATTCAAAAAGCAGATTCTATTCTACAAAAAAGAGATCTTATACATAAGATTTACTTTTATGGAGCTGGGTGTGGCGAGACAGATGCCAAGAAAAAAATAGCTCTCGTACTACAATCTATATTTAAAAACTTAACATCTGTTGTTATAGAAGAAGATATCATCGGAGCCGTAAAAGCCACAACAGAAAAACCAAGTGTAGTATGTATTTTGGGAACAGGAGCAAATTGCTGTTATTTTGATGGAGAAAAAGTTATTCAAAAATCTCCTGCTTTAGGGTATTTATTGGCAGATGAAGGCAGTGGTAATTATCTTGGAAAAAAATTGATTAAAGATTATTTCCTAGGTAAAATGCCATCAGATATAGCTATAATATTTAAGAATGACTATCCCACTGAACTAAATCAAATCCTTGATGAATTATATTGTGCTGATCATCCCAATAAATATTTAGCTTCATATGCTAAGTTCATTTTTAGAAATCGAGGAAATGCTTATCTAGAGGAAATTTTGCACCGTGGTATTTCAAAATTTATAAGTACTTACCTTTTACAGTACAAAGAAGAATTATCTAAATACCCCATACATTTTGTAGGTTCGGTAGCCTACTATTCGCAAGATATTATAAAAAAAATATTAGATGACCGTGGTTATCGGGTTAAGGGTTTTGTGAAAAAACCAATAGACCACTTGGTTAATCGACTGATCACGCAAAGAATTTCACAAAAAACAAGTCAATAA
- the nagB gene encoding glucosamine-6-phosphate deaminase — MIQEIEYKQVGQFEKTKFEKIHNEIFPDSSTASKLVAHEIATLIKQKQEEGKPCVLGLATGSSPIKVYEELVNLHRSGELSFSNVVTFNLDEYYPMDTAHQQSYYHFMHQHLFDHVDINPENINIPDGTVPVTEMDQYCIDYEMKIKKYGGLDFQLLGIGRTGHIGFNEPGSHPNSGTRIITLDHVTRTDASSDFNGLENVPKKAVTMGISTIMKSRRVLLLAWGHKKATVVRQTIEGEITSNIPASFLQEHKNTTIILDSEAASELTRIKTPWLVDQCIWKEQLKFKAVTWLSQEVNKPILKLTDKDYNDNGMSGLLAVEGSSYDLNIKIFNKLQHTITGWPGGKPNADDTNRPERAQPAKKRVLIFSPHPDDDVISMGGTFLRLIDQGHDVHVVYQTSGNIAVTDDEALKFAEVADSFKSDGAVDTYKKVIEFLKSKNQGDIDISEVRSIKGLIRRMESLGATRYFGLDDEKVHFLDLPFYETGRIKKNPLGEKDIKITEDIIEKIKPHQIYAAGDLADPHGTHKVCLDAVFSALSNLKSQTYMDECWVWLYRGAWQEWDVSEIEMAVPLSPLEVNKKTNAILYHQSQKDRVMFQGEDSREFWLRARERNRNTAILYDKLGLADYEAIEAFKRYLF; from the coding sequence ATGATCCAGGAAATTGAATATAAACAGGTAGGACAGTTTGAAAAAACGAAGTTTGAGAAGATTCACAATGAAATATTTCCCGATTCGTCGACAGCTTCAAAACTTGTTGCTCATGAAATTGCAACATTAATTAAACAAAAACAAGAAGAAGGTAAACCTTGCGTACTTGGCCTGGCTACAGGCTCTTCTCCTATAAAAGTATATGAAGAATTGGTAAACCTACATCGTTCTGGAGAGTTAAGCTTTTCAAATGTAGTTACTTTTAATCTGGATGAATATTATCCAATGGATACTGCACATCAGCAAAGTTATTATCACTTCATGCATCAACACTTATTTGATCATGTAGATATCAACCCAGAAAATATAAACATTCCTGATGGTACCGTTCCTGTTACAGAAATGGATCAATATTGTATTGATTATGAAATGAAAATCAAAAAATACGGAGGACTAGACTTTCAACTTTTAGGAATTGGTAGAACAGGGCATATAGGCTTTAATGAGCCAGGATCACATCCTAACTCGGGTACACGAATCATCACACTAGATCATGTAACCAGAACTGATGCTTCTTCCGATTTTAATGGTTTAGAAAATGTTCCCAAAAAAGCTGTAACTATGGGGATAAGCACTATTATGAAGTCCAGAAGAGTATTATTACTCGCATGGGGTCATAAAAAGGCTACGGTAGTTAGACAAACTATAGAGGGAGAAATAACATCTAATATCCCGGCATCTTTTCTACAAGAACATAAAAATACCACCATAATCCTTGATTCTGAAGCTGCTTCTGAGCTTACACGTATTAAAACCCCTTGGTTGGTAGACCAATGTATATGGAAAGAACAATTAAAATTTAAAGCAGTTACATGGTTAAGCCAAGAAGTAAACAAACCTATTTTAAAGCTTACAGACAAAGATTATAATGATAATGGAATGTCTGGCCTTTTGGCTGTTGAAGGCTCATCTTATGATTTAAACATTAAGATTTTTAATAAACTACAACATACCATCACAGGATGGCCAGGAGGAAAACCAAATGCAGACGATACTAACAGACCTGAAAGAGCACAACCAGCAAAAAAGAGAGTTTTAATTTTTAGTCCACACCCCGATGATGACGTAATATCTATGGGAGGGACTTTTTTAAGGCTCATTGATCAAGGACATGATGTACATGTCGTGTATCAAACATCTGGAAACATTGCTGTAACCGATGATGAAGCTTTAAAGTTTGCCGAAGTAGCAGATAGTTTTAAGTCTGATGGTGCTGTAGATACTTACAAAAAAGTTATTGAGTTTCTTAAATCAAAAAACCAAGGAGATATCGACATTTCTGAAGTTCGATCAATTAAAGGACTAATTAGAAGAATGGAATCTTTGGGTGCTACCAGATATTTTGGATTAGACGACGAAAAAGTTCATTTTTTGGATCTCCCCTTTTATGAAACTGGAAGAATCAAAAAAAATCCTCTAGGAGAAAAGGATATAAAAATCACTGAAGATATTATTGAAAAAATAAAGCCTCATCAGATATATGCTGCTGGAGATTTGGCCGATCCTCACGGAACCCATAAAGTTTGTTTGGATGCAGTTTTTAGTGCTCTCTCTAATTTAAAGAGTCAAACTTATATGGACGAATGTTGGGTATGGCTTTATAGAGGTGCTTGGCAGGAATGGGACGTTTCTGAAATTGAAATGGCAGTACCATTAAGTCCTCTTGAAGTAAATAAAAAAACTAACGCCATCTTATATCATCAATCTCAAAAAGACAGAGTAATGTTTCAAGGAGAGGATTCGAGAGAATTTTGGTTAAGAGCTCGTGAAAGAAATAGAAATACAGCGATATTATATGATAAGCTTGGCCTGGCAGATTATGAGGCTATAGAAGCTTTTAAGAGATATCTATTTTAA
- a CDS encoding RagB/SusD family nutrient uptake outer membrane protein, translating into MKNIIKTTIITAFISLFVLSCTDDFEALNTDPNGLTEEQSQSDFLFIGGPFRPIFLNIYRYAPAWHTQLQHNLNADTFCGYMAPPRPFAGGQNTTNYAFINFWDQWAWDIPYSSAGVMNNVSLIKERGEKDFPLLNSVALILKVEAMHRVTDVYGPIVYSKYGQSSTFAEYDSQQEVYNQFFAELDQAVATLSTDLTNEQFNAFDLVYGGNLEQWVKFANTLRLRLALRISKTDPSKAKTEGEKALSQASGLLSGNNDNFLIQGGLEHPLTRFNSSWDDVRMNASMESILVGYNDARGPVLFEESAVTPGSLKGLRSGLPLLPAYATELEQKADYIGFSRLGNSYINDKTPTTDIQLMTAAEAYFLKAEAALRGWTGAGDAQSNYEMGITTSFEQHGAGGASSYIADNTSTPSDYVDPVGSNGITAVSNITIAWNSGATNEEKLERIITQKWIAMFPDGQEAWSEFRRTGYPKIFPVAVNNSGGTVDSNIQVRRLPFPASERNTNPQGVEQARTLLGGADNGGTRLWWDIAGGNF; encoded by the coding sequence ATGAAAAATATAATTAAAACAACAATCATTACTGCTTTTATCTCGCTATTCGTACTCTCATGCACAGATGATTTTGAAGCACTAAATACAGATCCTAATGGATTAACCGAAGAGCAAAGTCAGTCTGACTTTCTTTTTATCGGTGGGCCATTTAGACCTATCTTTCTAAATATATATAGGTATGCTCCGGCATGGCACACTCAATTACAACATAATCTAAATGCAGATACATTCTGTGGATATATGGCTCCTCCAAGACCATTTGCAGGAGGTCAAAATACTACGAATTATGCTTTTATTAATTTTTGGGATCAATGGGCCTGGGATATTCCATATTCTTCTGCAGGGGTGATGAATAATGTTTCCCTGATTAAAGAAAGAGGAGAAAAAGATTTCCCTCTACTAAATTCTGTTGCTTTGATCCTAAAAGTAGAAGCAATGCATAGAGTAACCGATGTGTATGGCCCAATTGTATATTCAAAATATGGACAATCGTCTACATTTGCAGAATATGATTCTCAACAAGAAGTATACAATCAATTTTTTGCAGAATTAGACCAAGCAGTAGCTACTTTATCTACAGATCTCACAAATGAGCAATTCAATGCATTTGATCTTGTTTATGGTGGAAATTTAGAGCAATGGGTAAAATTCGCCAATACCTTACGATTACGTCTGGCATTAAGAATTTCTAAAACAGATCCTTCTAAAGCAAAAACAGAAGGTGAAAAAGCATTGTCTCAAGCATCAGGATTATTATCAGGTAATAACGATAATTTCTTAATTCAAGGAGGGTTAGAACATCCGTTAACAAGATTCAATTCTAGTTGGGATGATGTTCGTATGAATGCTTCTATGGAATCAATATTAGTTGGGTATAACGATGCCAGAGGTCCAGTTTTATTTGAGGAGTCAGCTGTAACACCAGGATCTTTAAAAGGGTTAAGAAGTGGATTACCTTTATTACCTGCATATGCTACAGAATTGGAACAAAAGGCAGATTACATTGGGTTTTCGAGATTAGGAAATTCTTATATCAATGATAAAACTCCAACTACAGATATTCAATTAATGACTGCTGCTGAAGCGTATTTCTTAAAAGCAGAAGCAGCCTTAAGAGGATGGACTGGAGCTGGTGATGCACAATCTAATTACGAAATGGGAATTACCACTTCTTTTGAGCAGCATGGAGCTGGTGGAGCATCAAGCTATATTGCCGATAACACCTCTACACCTAGTGACTATGTTGATCCTGTTGGATCTAATGGCATTACCGCAGTAAGTAATATCACTATTGCATGGAATTCTGGAGCAACAAATGAAGAAAAACTGGAGCGAATTATTACTCAAAAATGGATCGCCATGTTCCCTGATGGGCAAGAAGCATGGAGTGAATTTAGAAGAACGGGGTATCCAAAAATATTCCCTGTGGCAGTAAATAATAGTGGAGGAACAGTAGATAGTAATATACAAGTAAGAAGATTGCCATTCCCTGCTAGTGAAAGAAACACTAACCCACAAGGAGTAGAACAGGCAAGAACACTATTAGGTGGTGCTGATAATGGAGGAACCCGACTATGGTGGGATATTGCAGGTGGAAATTTTTAA